CTGATGAGTGATTCAACCGCCCTGATGAACTTGAGAATAAAACTTCTCAAAAATGCCCCGCCCACATTCTGCTAGCAAGGTATGAATGTAATAAGAAGTTAAAGGGGTTTTACGCTCACACCTTTATTTAGGGGGTCAAATGTCCTGCCGACAGGTCGTCCCTTAAATACGACACTAAAGTCATCATGTTTACTTACCTGGTGTATATCTGGACTCAGAAGCCCCCCAGCCAGTACCCAGGCGCAGGGAGCCATTATCCCAGGCAGATAAAGGCGTCTTCTGACCAGTGAGCCCCGGGGGAGGCCTGGACGGAGCACTGATGTTTTTAGATGGCAGAGGAACTTTCCACAGCTCGTGGGCCAGAGAGGTGTTACTGACCGAACCGGGGGACCAAGTTGGTTTGGGATCACTATTTCTAACTGTGAGTGAGAAAGGTGAGAGTTTAGTAACTCCATGATTTTAAGTAGAGTAAAGCTCAGATGTCGGAGTTCTCCATACTTGTACCTGAAGTGCTTTGTGCGGTACTGCTGTGGGAGACATTGTAGTTGGAGGCACGAATGGATGACCAGGCACTATTTGAAGGCAGCGTGGTGTTCAAAGATGAGGATGACCCTATAGAAATCCAGCAAGATACCCTCAATTAACCAACGTTGTGCAGACGGTGATAAGACAGCATGAAAAAAACGGCGGGGCACCTACCACTGTTTCTGTCCCTGAGGTGGTCAACACCCCGCACAGTACTAATTGACAGGTTATTGATGACACTGCCAGGAGTGACGTAGGGGTCAGTTTCGGGGTCAATGTTTGGATATCCCTTCCATGGCTCACCAGGGCGAAATTCTGAAATGAAATCAGAAATGTTATTTCTCAACACATTACATAGTAAATTAAATAATCAAACACGAATAGTTTATCCTAATAATGGCTAATAATTTTTTCGGGAAACGCTTACTCACCCGGTGGCCAATTGACACTGCTGGAGCCATTTGGCGATTTGGCACTGGGCCAGCCGTCCCCTATAGATCCCGGAGGGCTGGATGGAGAGTTACTGCTGTTCATGAAGTCATAAGAACTAAATGGAGAATCGTCAAGCCGGAAACCACTTGAAATAGCACCTAAGAAAAGAAGGCATCTTTAGTATCCAAGATCAAGGGAACCAATGATTTGTAATATTGGATGTCTTTGGGGATTGGTCATTACCATGTTTACCGGAGTTCTGGTCCAGTGAATTATTAGGAGACATGCTGTCCACTGTAGTCCACTTCCTTAGCCGGGACTGCGGTTCCTTTATTCCACCAAATTCCATATTTACATTCGAGTTCAAGCCTGGAGACAATACGGCAAGTACAATAAATCACAATAAAACGGGAGAAACCACCTCTGGAGAACGTCAGAGAAGAAACAATAACTCACCTAAGGAGAAGCCATTGAAAGCACCGATGGGGGAAGGAACTTTTGGAAGTTCTAGGGATGAGTGGGGAAGAACGTTGTCTAGGTAGGACTTGGGAGGCTGGTGAAGCATTCGCTCCTGTGATGGAGGCATAGCTTGCTTCATCAGGAGGTTGGGATCGAGCTGGCGGGATGGTTGCTGCTGCATTCCAAGGGAGCGAGCCTAAAAAATGAGACGACGTCAATGAATTTTACACATTCATCAAGTGCGAAGCCAATGCAAAGAACTAGGGAGAAATGTAGTCAGTCTACTGGCAAACGAGTGCTTTATACTCTGCATTTTAGATGGGGGGGATCCATGCATGTATAGTGGATGTCGAACTGACGCGAGACATGCAgcggcggggacttgaacatattttatgAGCGTGCCGTAGATACTTGGTTAGAACACGACCATGCTCCGATAACGCgtaatccgagcacgttcgctcatcacaaatatttatagcaaaaaaaaaaaacaaaaaaaaaactttctacAGACCTGTTCCTGCGGCGCGCGTCCTCCTGGGGGCATTCCTCCCCTCTGGTTCTGCACTTTCTGTTGCTGAGCCAATAGTCGCtgtgggaaaaaaaggaagaaGATTTACGGACTGCAAATTATTCTTTAATGGCTCTTTGAATGATCTACACTCAAAGAAAACGCACCTGAAAATGGATGAGAGGCGGTGAAATGTGCACAACTGTGTGTCACAGATTAATTTTTATGGCAAAATGCACACAAATAGACACTGCTAGATTAAAGATGGTGCAAAAAGTGGCCAAGTGGAGAGGGATCACATTCTAGACATTTACTTaatcaaaaaagtttaaaaaaaaaaaagtgtgaaatgttTTGGTATGGTTTTCCTACATCACTCACTTGTAGTTGGGAGATCTGAGAAAGCTGAGAAAGTTGAGTAAGTTGTGAAAGTTGGTTCAACATGGCTACTTGTTGGGGACCAAACAGCGGATTCAGGCCCGTGTTATTAGGTGGATACTTCAGTAAGGAAGGAGGAACCTGTTACAAGAAAAATCATCAAATATGCAACAAATACCATAAAAACATATTGGTGATCAGGAATGAAACCCTCCCCACCGcccaaaaaaccccaaaacaacaaAAACAGCCATACAGATCCTGCTGCTCTCAGACGTACCTGAGGGGACATCATATTAGGAGGCACTTGCGCACGGAGATTAGGCTGAGAGGCGTTCATTGGTTGAGGCGGTTGCGGGCCCCGAGCTTGTGCTGCATTGCCAACACCAAACATATTGGGATTGCCATTctgtaaaaaatgaagaaaaataaaataaatacaatgcaaataaaaaaaaatatatttcccagtaaaaaaaaaaaaaaaaaaaaaataactaggcGAAAACCAATGAGAATTTCTGCAAGAAAATAAGACATTAGACGGGCACAATAAATTGGAACGCTTTGCAGTAGTTTTCTGGTCTGGATAATAGAGGACCATCAAAGGATAAAATCTTAATAGAGGACAGTCAAAGCGTAAAATAAGAATCTATTTTGCAAAGGTTTGGTGCTAGGATGTATCTGGTACCCTGGCAGACTCACCTGTCTAACAGAACCACCATTTGGCATGGTCAGCCCTTGGAAAGAGCCGAGGGACTGAGTGGGTAGTGCACTATTTATAGAGGGAAGCTTCATGTTCTGATTGGCAATAAACTGCAGATTTTGGGTTTCTTCTGCTACAATGCCATCCTGCTGTGAGGGGGAGGGGTGCAATACAGAATTGGTGTGCAGACCAGGAGAGCAGGATGCAGAAGCGAGGCGATTTCAGGATCCCGGTGCAAAAGAAGAAGGAATGCAACAGAAAGACAGCAAAGAGAGGCAGAAAACAATGGCATTAGTGCAAGTTGCAAAGCAATTAATAAAGTAGGGGAGACCTTTTTTTGTAAGGCCCCATTAATCTAAAATGCAGTGAGAAGCAGAGAAGAGGGCATTGCAAATGATAATATACCAAAAGGAAGCAAAAGGAGATGCAGGACTATGCTGTAAGTATAGAACGGCAGACCAAGGGCTTCTGCACTCCATTCTATGGCTCGAAGCGGACGTATAGGATACCCTTGGTAAGAGACAGGACCGCAACATCATCTACAAAAGTGGCCTGCAGGTATCTGTAGATGCGCAAAACTGTGAATTCCGGTATAGACTCTATAGGCACCGACCTTATCAAAGTAAGGATTGTGATCCATGGAAGACTCTTTGGAAAGGTGCCGAGGTCCAGGGCCTTTTCCGATTACCCGGTTGTAATCCCCAAGAAGCCCCGATTTCTCCAGATCCATTCGCTTGTCTGAGAACCCTGAGGACACATGTGCAAAGGTTACATTACAGAAAACTAATAAACTGAAGAAAAAGGTATAACCTACCAAAACATGGAGGATCAAGGGGCAAATCTGCACTGAAGTTACTCATCTGCCCCCCTAACAAGTTGTGCCACAAGGCGGACATCCCATAGAGAACAGTCAGCAGAACGAGAGTTTGGGTTGGCCGCCATCACTCCGGGCGCACGCCCCATACACATGTGAACCCAAAATGGGAGAGGGGAATAAGCTGCTGACATATCTCTGTGGTCTTCTGATCTCAGAAAACGGAAAAGTTAGGGCGTTGTAGTCTAACACGCCCGATCCATCTCTTGGGAAGCCTCCCACACACAGACTGTTGTCTGATCCTTCTAAAATTGACAGGTTTGGCAAACATGATGATTGACCGTTCGGACCAGCGTCATGGTCGCGCATCTGGCCCAAACTGTCTGGGGTGAACGGATCGTATCTAACAGTCAAAGAAAAAGGATGATAATTTGCGTCGCTCACCTCCGGAAATATCCATCTTATTGCTCTGTAAAGTATCATCGGTGGACTCTCTCTGCAAGAAAGTACAAGCGTTACAAATAATTTGCCAGGTATTAATATGTAGAACCTGTGAAGTATAGGCTTAAAACTTACTGAAAATCCCATATTATTGAACTGCTTGACAAATGGGTGCATCCAGCTGTCATCCTGTTTATTCCCATTTTTCATATttccctggagaaaaaaaaatatgtatttttggtataaaaaacaaaaacaaaaaaacagatcgAGAATTGTGGCTCCATCACACGATGAGCAATAATGGCCATTGACAATAATGGAGTCTGTCCTGGTTTCCATCATAGCGTTCCTCATCTTAATGGAAAAATATAGTGCAGAGCGCTACGATACTGACTTTTTTCCTGCCTAAAGTATAAAAGAGAACCCAGACAATTAGTAGAGAATTTCTCGCCGCACCTTTGAAGGCATTTTCTTCGAATATGACGACCAGTTGTTTTCCTGCGAGGAATTTGTGTTCCACATTCCTATTTCTACATCGTCTTCATCCCATCCGCTCACATGGCCCACGGCCCCAGCCATCTCATCTCCGCACCAGCCACCGTCTTGCATAGATTTAGGACCtacggtgaattaaaaaaaaaaaaaaaaaagtggtttaaCAGTAGCAGAAAACCAGCAAGTGGATTAGTCAAAAAATTGCCAAAACAGACGTGAAGAACAACGAAGCAATGGTGGGCTTGGTGTTTCATGTCTATGTGAAGCAGTGTACATACCGGATTTGCCGGGACCCTGATGCCCAATGGGAATATTGCTCCAACTAGTTGACGCCCCGTCAGGATTTTTATCCCCCCAGTTGCCAGCCGTTTCCATGGGTTTACCCCATGCCGCGGTACCATTGTCCACATTTGGAGCGGTCGTCTCGGGCCAAGAACCTCCCCAACCTAAAATAAAGCAAAAGTTAACGAGATCGTTTGAAGGTCGTAGAAAGCAAAAGCTTTAATGTAAGCGCATGTCCACTGTCACAGGGAAAGTGAAGGCGACTGAACAAAGGTGGCTCTGCGCCCCATTGTTTGGGAGCTCAGAACGTGTTTGCTCAGTAGTTTTTCAGGACTTCCTTACAAAATACATTCCCGGTGACACGTGGCGATATAGCGCATTTATCAAACACAGGACACCTTTACGTAATGCCACCACTTACCGGAGCTGCTACTGCTCTCGTTGTTTGGCACGGCACGTGTGGGTGGATGATGcgtcggggtgggattttgtgcccCACTGGTGCCTGTATTCGATGTGTTTTTATCCCACATGTTCACATTCTTGTGTTTGTACTGTCGGGGATCTCCCCAGGCCGCGGTTCCATCGTCGATTTCCATTTTGCGTCGAATTGACTCTGGAGAAGGTTCTCCCCAACCAGTGGGCTCTTCCTCTTTAGCCAGAGTGGGCATAGGTCCGCCACCTAACCAGCCTGATGGTTTATTGCTGGCCGGTTGACCGCCCCATGACCCGCTTCCTTCTGCCTTCTTTCCCCATTCTGAGGAGTCGTTGGGTTGGAGACGATTATTCTCCATTTGGGTTGGACCGCATTTGGAAGCATCTCCACCTCCTTTCACCATTTCGGACCATCCTTGGCTCCCGTTTGCTTTAGAGGCTTCAGCCCAACCGGAACGGTTATTGGTACTGCCGCTAGCCCATGAGTAGGATCTTGTATCCCCCCACCCAGAGCCAGATTTGTCGCTGTCACCGCTAGAACTAGACTTTGTAGACTTAGTTGCGCCCCAATGGTTATTTTTGGAATTTTCTCCCCAACCATCAGTTTGCCCACCACAACCTTGTTTGACCTTTTGTGCATCGTTCCAAGTGGATTTGTCCTCTTTACCGTTCCCCCATGATTGATTGCTCTTGACCGTTCCAGTAGTAGCAGCAGATTGATCCCCCCAATTCCCTTGGCTTGCTGAGCCTTTGGCATCACCCCACCCTGTAGCAGGCTTTGGATCTCCCCACCTAGATACTGATGAGGTATCATTGCTATTAGGGTTGGGTTTCTCCACCCATCCCCCTGAGTTAGAAGTCTTTGACACAGAGGTCCCCCACGCTTCTGTCCCATTGTCAGTCTTTCTGTCGCCTTGAGGCGAAGCAGCTTCGATCTTCCAGGCAGTGTTCTGTCTAATAGGAGTCTGTCCCCAGCCAGTGTTGCACAAGACCCGAGGGTCCAGGTCGCCTCTATTCACAATACTTTGGAGTAACATTTGTTGGTCCACTTTCCTTCTATCTACAGGCTGAAGCCCGTCGACCTGCTCGCTCTGGCATCCAGTGCTGTCTACGCTACCTTCGCTTTCCCCTGTCCCCGAACATTTGGCCCATATAATATTTACCTCATTGCCCCTAGACCCTGTTGGATTATTTTGCCCCTTGTTTTCCTCCTCGACAGATTTCCAGGTGATTGATCCTTTTCTGCCGTTTTCTGAATTTTCCCCCTCGTTGGAATGCTGATTATTAGGTTTGTTCCAATCTCCGTTTGCAATGTTAGTGCCAGTGTTTTGTGCTGGGTTGCCCCATCCTCTGTGATTTCCACCATTAGTCTCTACATTTTCACTTCCCCAATGCATATTTTGGGAGTTTACAGTCCCCGACTCCCATAATCCTCCGTTATTCCCGTTGATTTTATAATTTGGGCCGTTGGGCCCGTTCATACCCGGCTGCATTATTGTCGCATTCACAGTGTCGCCATTAGCTTGCCCTTTAGGGACTGAACTTTTGTCTCCGGAGTAATTGGAGCCGGAGGCGCCCCATGTAGTACCGTAGGGGGCGCCGtttgtttcctcgccattgctaagGTGAGGAATGGAAGTGCCGTTTGTAACTGAAGGGGTGTGAAGCGGAGAATGATTCATGGTGCCCGCACTCCATGCCCCGTGCCCTGTAGATTGAGACAGTTCGTGTGTCTGCAGTAAACCAGCAGAGTTTGGTAAACTAGAGGTCATAAAGTTAGTAGTGTTATTTGGTCCAGTCATTTCAGTGTTAAGGTTTTGAGGTTGTCCGCTATACGAAGCCTTCCGTGTACCATTGAGTTCACAATCGCCGTTCTCCTGAATGTTACAGCCCCAGGAGCCTGGGTTAGAGCTTCCCACTTTTGGGTTAATACTCCGATTGTTAGACACCTGACCTATAGTACTACTTGGAACATTTGTGCCAGAATTATTAGACCCTTTGTGGGTGGTATGCCCATTGCTGTCCAAAACCGGCCAGGCACCGTGGTTGCCATTCATGCTCAAAGTGCTTGGATTCACAACTCCGTTCATCGAACTGTTGACGGCGCCCCAAGCGTTCATCCTGTTGTGCCTACTGTCTGATTTGCTATCGGCGCCATCTTGGCATGTGCTTATCATGGGTCCACCATGAGTGACACCCCAAGGCCCATTAATACTTCCATTGCCTGCATTATTGCTGTTGCTGCCGACCAAAAGCTTGCTCTGAGAACTATGCCCAATGCCATTCCTTATGGTATCCATTTCCCCTACGGCGTCTCCGAATGGTGCGAGGTGGCTTTTCTCCGGTCCAGAGTTTGTGGTGGAATCAATGTCCATACATTCTGGCTCTGCGTCCGGGCCGCTCTCTGCGATAGATGGCCACGCTTCCTTGTCTGTGCCGTCTACAATAACCTTATCCCAGCTTGTGCCTGTATCGCCATTGGAAGAGACCGATCCCCAGTGTGAACTTTCATAGTGAGATCCTAGGCTCCCGTGATTGATATCTGGGGAAACAGAAGAACAAACGTGCGGATGTAAGTACGGTCATCGGTGGTCAGGCTTTTACATACACGTCCGATCCCACTGCACCCAAAATCCGATCCCATTGTGCCCAAAATTCCCAGACGAACCAGGTCCACTGCAAAGAAACACCTCAAAAGAAGAAAAGCAAAGCATTTTAGAAATGGAGCATAAGCAATGGCGATCCTTGCCCTAAGTAGGATCACTGCAGCCTTCGCCCCGCtgggcagtgccacagactgatggcTGGTCAACAATGCCAGCTGCTTGatacatggggaaaaaaaaagatcaaaCTATCTAGGATGCAATTTTTGGAAGTCTGCAGTGGTTATTGAATAAAAAACAAAATCTAGCGAAGACATGTCAATATTTCTGTCCGGATTTAAGGAAA
The nucleotide sequence above comes from Ranitomeya imitator isolate aRanImi1 chromosome 7, aRanImi1.pri, whole genome shotgun sequence. Encoded proteins:
- the TNRC6A gene encoding trinucleotide repeat-containing gene 6A protein isoform X1, with protein sequence MRELEAAATKDTEGRSLRRGTAHLKEVQLMEEKKPRKKDKKKKEAASKKASDQINKVPEQILSQPQPVNGNSGISTVTSIQNNANQPTAVSAQQPASRYPAREVPPRFRHQEQKPLVKRGQHIPGIAASLGLATKVLNQESASEEHASDGNQTGMPPIRDLVSHSPNQLDINHGSLGSHYESSHWGSVSSNGDTGTSWDKVIVDGTDKEAWPSIAESGPDAEPECMDIDSTTNSGPEKSHLAPFGDAVGEMDTIRNGIGHSSQSKLLVGSNSNNAGNGSINGPWGVTHGGPMISTCQDGADSKSDSRHNRMNAWGAVNSSMNGVVNPSTLSMNGNHGAWPVLDSNGHTTHKGSNNSGTNVPSSTIGQVSNNRSINPKVGSSNPGSWGCNIQENGDCELNGTRKASYSGQPQNLNTEMTGPNNTTNFMTSSLPNSAGLLQTHELSQSTGHGAWSAGTMNHSPLHTPSVTNGTSIPHLSNGEETNGAPYGTTWGASGSNYSGDKSSVPKGQANGDTVNATIMQPGMNGPNGPNYKINGNNGGLWESGTVNSQNMHWGSENVETNGGNHRGWGNPAQNTGTNIANGDWNKPNNQHSNEGENSENGRKGSITWKSVEEENKGQNNPTGSRGNEVNIIWAKCSGTGESEGSVDSTGCQSEQVDGLQPVDRRKVDQQMLLQSIVNRGDLDPRVLCNTGWGQTPIRQNTAWKIEAASPQGDRKTDNGTEAWGTSVSKTSNSGGWVEKPNPNSNDTSSVSRWGDPKPATGWGDAKGSASQGNWGDQSAATTGTVKSNQSWGNGKEDKSTWNDAQKVKQGCGGQTDGWGENSKNNHWGATKSTKSSSSGDSDKSGSGWGDTRSYSWASGSTNNRSGWAEASKANGSQGWSEMVKGGGDASKCGPTQMENNRLQPNDSSEWGKKAEGSGSWGGQPASNKPSGWLGGGPMPTLAKEEEPTGWGEPSPESIRRKMEIDDGTAAWGDPRQYKHKNVNMWDKNTSNTGTSGAQNPTPTHHPPTRAVPNNESSSSSGWGGSWPETTAPNVDNGTAAWGKPMETAGNWGDKNPDGASTSWSNIPIGHQGPGKSGPKSMQDGGWCGDEMAGAVGHVSGWDEDDVEIGMWNTNSSQENNWSSYSKKMPSKGNMKNGNKQDDSWMHPFVKQFNNMGFSRESTDDTLQSNKMDISGGFSDKRMDLEKSGLLGDYNRVIGKGPGPRHLSKESSMDHNPYFDKQDGIVAEETQNLQFIANQNMKLPSINSALPTQSLGSFQGLTMPNGGSVRQNGNPNMFGVGNAAQARGPQPPQPMNASQPNLRAQVPPNMMSPQVPPSLLKYPPNNTGLNPLFGPQQVAMLNQLSQLTQLSQLSQISQLQRLLAQQQKVQNQRGGMPPGGRAPQEQARSLGMQQQPSRQLDPNLLMKQAMPPSQERMLHQPPKSYLDNVLPHSSLELPKVPSPIGAFNGFSLGLNSNVNMEFGGIKEPQSRLRKWTTVDSMSPNNSLDQNSGKHGAISSGFRLDDSPFSSYDFMNSSNSPSSPPGSIGDGWPSAKSPNGSSSVNWPPEFRPGEPWKGYPNIDPETDPYVTPGSVINNLSISTVRGVDHLRDRNSGSSSSLNTTLPSNSAWSSIRASNYNVSHSSTAQSTSVRNSDPKPTWSPGSVSNTSLAHELWKVPLPSKNISAPSRPPPGLTGQKTPLSAWDNGSLRLGTGWGASESRYTPGSTWSDNSSGRITNWLVLKNLTPQIDGSTLRTLCMQHGPLITFHLNLPHGTALVRYSSKEEVVKAQKSLHMCVLGNTTILAEFASEEEISRFFAQGQSMTPSPSWQSLGSGHSRLGSLDSPHSISSRGDINHWNSPGASGSSSGDLHGTSLWGTPNYSSSLWGNASSESRGLSSPSDVSAFLPVDHLNGEPM
- the TNRC6A gene encoding trinucleotide repeat-containing gene 6A protein isoform X2; its protein translation is MRELEAAATKDTEGRSLRRGTAHLKEVQLMEEKKPRKKDKKKKEAASKKASDQINKVPEQILSQPQPVNGNSGISTVTSIQNNANQPTAVSAQQPASRYPAREVPPRFRHQEQKPLVKRGQHIPGIAASLGLATKVLNQESASEEHASDGNQTDINHGSLGSHYESSHWGSVSSNGDTGTSWDKVIVDGTDKEAWPSIAESGPDAEPECMDIDSTTNSGPEKSHLAPFGDAVGEMDTIRNGIGHSSQSKLLVGSNSNNAGNGSINGPWGVTHGGPMISTCQDGADSKSDSRHNRMNAWGAVNSSMNGVVNPSTLSMNGNHGAWPVLDSNGHTTHKGSNNSGTNVPSSTIGQVSNNRSINPKVGSSNPGSWGCNIQENGDCELNGTRKASYSGQPQNLNTEMTGPNNTTNFMTSSLPNSAGLLQTHELSQSTGHGAWSAGTMNHSPLHTPSVTNGTSIPHLSNGEETNGAPYGTTWGASGSNYSGDKSSVPKGQANGDTVNATIMQPGMNGPNGPNYKINGNNGGLWESGTVNSQNMHWGSENVETNGGNHRGWGNPAQNTGTNIANGDWNKPNNQHSNEGENSENGRKGSITWKSVEEENKGQNNPTGSRGNEVNIIWAKCSGTGESEGSVDSTGCQSEQVDGLQPVDRRKVDQQMLLQSIVNRGDLDPRVLCNTGWGQTPIRQNTAWKIEAASPQGDRKTDNGTEAWGTSVSKTSNSGGWVEKPNPNSNDTSSVSRWGDPKPATGWGDAKGSASQGNWGDQSAATTGTVKSNQSWGNGKEDKSTWNDAQKVKQGCGGQTDGWGENSKNNHWGATKSTKSSSSGDSDKSGSGWGDTRSYSWASGSTNNRSGWAEASKANGSQGWSEMVKGGGDASKCGPTQMENNRLQPNDSSEWGKKAEGSGSWGGQPASNKPSGWLGGGPMPTLAKEEEPTGWGEPSPESIRRKMEIDDGTAAWGDPRQYKHKNVNMWDKNTSNTGTSGAQNPTPTHHPPTRAVPNNESSSSSGWGGSWPETTAPNVDNGTAAWGKPMETAGNWGDKNPDGASTSWSNIPIGHQGPGKSGPKSMQDGGWCGDEMAGAVGHVSGWDEDDVEIGMWNTNSSQENNWSSYSKKMPSKGNMKNGNKQDDSWMHPFVKQFNNMGFSRESTDDTLQSNKMDISGGFSDKRMDLEKSGLLGDYNRVIGKGPGPRHLSKESSMDHNPYFDKQDGIVAEETQNLQFIANQNMKLPSINSALPTQSLGSFQGLTMPNGGSVRQNGNPNMFGVGNAAQARGPQPPQPMNASQPNLRAQVPPNMMSPQVPPSLLKYPPNNTGLNPLFGPQQVAMLNQLSQLTQLSQLSQISQLQRLLAQQQKVQNQRGGMPPGGRAPQEQARSLGMQQQPSRQLDPNLLMKQAMPPSQERMLHQPPKSYLDNVLPHSSLELPKVPSPIGAFNGFSLGLNSNVNMEFGGIKEPQSRLRKWTTVDSMSPNNSLDQNSGKHGAISSGFRLDDSPFSSYDFMNSSNSPSSPPGSIGDGWPSAKSPNGSSSVNWPPEFRPGEPWKGYPNIDPETDPYVTPGSVINNLSISTVRGVDHLRDRNSGSSSSLNTTLPSNSAWSSIRASNYNVSHSSTAQSTSVRNSDPKPTWSPGSVSNTSLAHELWKVPLPSKNISAPSRPPPGLTGQKTPLSAWDNGSLRLGTGWGASESRYTPGSTWSDNSSGRITNWLVLKNLTPQIDGSTLRTLCMQHGPLITFHLNLPHGTALVRYSSKEEVVKAQKSLHMCVLGNTTILAEFASEEEISRFFAQGQSMTPSPSWQSLGSGHSRLGSLDSPHSISSRGDINHWNSPGASGSSSGDLHGTSLWGTPNYSSSLWGNASSESRGLSSPSDVSAFLPVDHLNGEPM
- the TNRC6A gene encoding trinucleotide repeat-containing gene 6A protein isoform X3; translated protein: MRELEAAATKDTEGRSLRRGTAHLKEVQLMEEKKPRKKDKKKKEAASKKASDQINKVPEQILSQPQPVNGNSGISTVTSIQNNANQPTAVSAQQPASRYPAREVPPRFRHQEQKPLVKRGQHIPGIAASLGLATKVLNQESASEEHASDGNQTGMPPIRDLVSHSPNQLDINHGSLGSHYESSHWGSVSSNGDTGTSWDKVIVDGTDKEAWPSIAESGPDAEPECMDIDSTTNSGPEKSHLAPFGDAVGEMDTIRNGIGHSSQSKLLVGSNSNNAGNGSINGPWGVTHGGPMISTCQDGADSKSDSRHNRMNAWGAVNSSMNGVVNPSTLSMNGNHGAWPVLDSNGHTTHKGSNNSGTNVPSSTIGQVSNNRSINPKVGSSNPGSWGCNIQENGDCELNGTRKASYSGQPQNLNTEMTGPNNTTNFMTSSLPNSAGLLQTHELSQSTGHGAWSAGTMNHSPLHTPSVTNGTSIPHLSNGEETNGAPYGTTWGASGSNYSGDKSSVPKGQANGDTVNATIMQPGMNGPNGPNYKINGNNGGLWESGTVNSQNMHWGSENVETNGGNHRGWGNPAQNTGTNIANGDWNKPNNQHSNEGENSENGRKGSITWKSVEEENKGQNNPTGSRGNEVNIIWAKCSGTGESEGSVDSTGCQSEQVDGLQPVDRRKVDQQMLLQSIVNRGDLDPRVLCNTGWGQTPIRQNTAWKIEAASPQGDRKTDNGTEAWGTSVSKTSNSGGWVEKPNPNSNDTSSVSRWGDPKPATGWGDAKGSASQGNWGDQSAATTGTVKSNQSWGNGKEDKSTWNDAQKVKQGCGGQTDGWGENSKNNHWGATKSTKSSSSGDSDKSGSGWGDTRSYSWASGSTNNRSGWAEASKANGSQGWSEMVKGGGDASKCGPTQMENNRLQPNDSSEWGKKAEGSGSWGGQPASNKPSGWLGGGPMPTLAKEEEPTGWGEPSPESIRRKMEIDDGTAAWGDPRQYKHKNVNMWDKNTSNTGTSGAQNPTPTHHPPTRAVPNNESSSSSGWGGSWPETTAPNVDNGTAAWGKPMETAGNWGDKNPDGASTSWSNIPIGHQGPGKSGPKSMQDGGWCGDEMAGAVGHVSGWDEDDVEIGMWNTNSSQENNWSSYSKKMPSKGNMKNGNKQDDSWMHPFVKQFNNMGFSRESTDDTLQSNKMDISGGFSDKRMDLEKSGLLGDYNRVIGKGPGPRHLSKESSMDHNPYFDKNGNPNMFGVGNAAQARGPQPPQPMNASQPNLRAQVPPNMMSPQVPPSLLKYPPNNTGLNPLFGPQQVAMLNQLSQLTQLSQLSQISQLQRLLAQQQKVQNQRGGMPPGGRAPQEQARSLGMQQQPSRQLDPNLLMKQAMPPSQERMLHQPPKSYLDNVLPHSSLELPKVPSPIGAFNGFSLGLNSNVNMEFGGIKEPQSRLRKWTTVDSMSPNNSLDQNSGKHGAISSGFRLDDSPFSSYDFMNSSNSPSSPPGSIGDGWPSAKSPNGSSSVNWPPEFRPGEPWKGYPNIDPETDPYVTPGSVINNLSISTVRGVDHLRDRNSGSSSSLNTTLPSNSAWSSIRASNYNVSHSSTAQSTSVRNSDPKPTWSPGSVSNTSLAHELWKVPLPSKNISAPSRPPPGLTGQKTPLSAWDNGSLRLGTGWGASESRYTPGSTWSDNSSGRITNWLVLKNLTPQIDGSTLRTLCMQHGPLITFHLNLPHGTALVRYSSKEEVVKAQKSLHMCVLGNTTILAEFASEEEISRFFAQGQSMTPSPSWQSLGSGHSRLGSLDSPHSISSRGDINHWNSPGASGSSSGDLHGTSLWGTPNYSSSLWGNASSESRGLSSPSDVSAFLPVDHLNGEPM